GCGCCAGCACCAGCTTGCGGTAATCGGCCCGGGTCGCTTCGACCTGCTCGGCATCGACCGCCAGCTGCTGCGGCGCCGGCTGCACGGCCACCAGCGTGACCGTATCGCCGTAGCCGATGCGGTTGATGCGCTGGGCCACTTTCAGCAGCAGCGTCGCCCCGCCGCCGCCCTCGATGCCGCGCCACTCGCTGGTCGCATCCAGCGCACCGCCAAAACTCGCCGCCGGCGGCGGAGGCGGCGACATGTTGTTGTCCGGACACGAATAGGCGATCAGCCGGTCGCGGCTGTCGAACAGCGCCAGCTGGCGAATGCCCAGCTGTGAGCGCAGGCGGTCCAGCCGTTCGGCCTGCAGGGCCGGCGTGGCGTTGGCCAGTTCGCGGGCGGCCACGCTGTTGCGCGCGGCCAGATCGGCCAGAAGCGCATCCAGCGCCGAGCGGCCGAGGTTCAGCCCGCGGTCCAGCGCACTTTCGACCTGGACGTTGAACCAGCTTTCGATGCTGCGGTTCAGGAACTGGACCGACATGGTAAACACGAGAATGCCCGGCAGCACCGCCACCAGCGCGAACATGCTGGTCATGCGCAGCGTCAGCTTGGCGCCGAACACGCGTTCGCGCACGGCACGGCGCATGCGCCACAGCTCGCGCCCCAGCACCGCCACCAGCCCCAGCACCAGCAGCCCGTTCAGCGCAAAAATCCACCAGTAGTAATCGGTCAGGCTCGACGTGCTGCCGGACGCAATGGCCAGCAGGTACAGCAGGCCCAGCCCGAGTACGCCGAGCGCAATCAGCCAGGGGCGCATCAGTCGTCTCCTTCGCCCTGCCCGCTGGTCAGCGGAATCCAGTCCGAATCCAGCGCCCAGTCGTTCGACTTGATGATGTTCAGCTGGAACGGCTTCGGCAGCCGGGTGGTGTCGAGCGTCAGCCGGATGCGACCGGCGAAGTCTTTCAGCGGCGAGCGACCGACGACCGAGCGTGGCAGCACACGCCAGCTGCGCGCCGAGCCGATGATGGCCAGGGCGTCGTCAAGCCGGGCAAAACTCAGGTACAGGTTGCCCTGGCCGATGCCGACGCGGTACTGCCGGGTCAGCGGGTGCCAGGACAGCCGGTAGCGCTGGGTGGCGGTCGGCTCGAACCAGTCGCCCAGCGAGCGCCACCAGGCGGTGGTCCGTGGGCGGGTCAGTTCGAAATCG
This genomic interval from Microvirgula aerodenitrificans DSM 15089 contains the following:
- a CDS encoding DUF4390 domain-containing protein — protein: MSRGLALLLTLFLSLAALMPLAVHAADPAPVESRIAQLVISDGALAVNSRFALHLNPTLSDALEQGVMLTFRLDFELTRPRTTAWWRSLGDWFEPTATQRYRLSWHPLTRQYRVGIGQGNLYLSFARLDDALAIIGSARSWRVLPRSVVGRSPLKDFAGRIRLTLDTTRLPKPFQLNIIKSNDWALDSDWIPLTSGQGEGDD